In Myxococcota bacterium, the DNA window GCATGAACAGGAAGCGCTCGCCGAGGAAGGTGCCGATCGAGAACACGACGTTCGAGACGATCGAGAACGTGGCGAGCAGATAGAACGACGCGAAGGACAGGACCCAGCGTCGCCGCCATCCGATCACGGCGAGTCCGGCAAGGGCGACGTCGAGGGCGAGGCCCGCGAGCGCGAGCGGGTGGGTCCACCCCACCCAGGCGATGTGGAAGGGGCCGTATTCGTGGGTCAGCGGGTGGGGCCACACCAGCAGGGCGTAGGCCCGGGCGTGGCTCGCGAAGACCGTGCCCCAGGTTTCGCTCGGTGTGGCGCCGAGGAAAGGATCGTTCAGCAGCTCCGGCGACGCGTTGCTGCTGGCCACGACGCTCGCGCGGATCAACAGGAAGCCCACCGCAGCGGCCCCCATCGGTGCCAGCTCCTGCCGGTGTTCTCGGAGGGATCCTCGGAAGAACCAGAGCGCGGCTGGCACCACGGCCACGAAGGTGATCGCGTTCTCCTTCGAGAGCAGGGCGGCGAAGAAGACGGCGCCGGCGCCGCCGGCTGCCGCGCGCGAGCGGGTCTCGATGGCGCGCCACAGGAGCAGCAACGCGCCCAGGCAGCCGGCGAGCGCGAGGATCTCGTCACGCCCTTTGATGTTCGCCACCGCTTCCACGTGGAGCGGATGGACGGCGAAGAGCAGCGCTGCGGCGAAGGCGGTGGCCGATGCGCCGAGGGGCGGATCGCGGGGCCCGAGCCACTGGGCGAGGACCGCGTAGAGCAAGAGGCAGCACCCCCCGTAGAGCAGGCTGTTCACGATGTGGGAGACCCGTGCGTTCTCCCCGAAGAGACCGATCTCGATGGCGAAGGTGATGAGCGACAGCGGCCGGTAGCGACCCCCCGCGACCAGGTTCGTCTCGTTGCCGATGGCCCCCTCGAAGCTGTCGGTTCGGAGCAGATCGGCGATCCCTGCGAAACCCGACTGGGTGAACCGGTTGTCCGTGATCGCGAGGCGATCGTCGAGGACGAAGTCATGGCCCCAGGTGTTCGCGTAGAGCAGGGTGGCGATCGCGAAGATCAGGGCACCCGACCACCGGGCCCCCGAGTTCGCGGGGGCGGGCGTGGCCTCGGCCGGCTGGGCGCCGCCTCGGGGAGTGCGTTTGCCGCGGCGTTGCTTCGCCATGGGCGCGCAAGGTAGCTCCGTGCGGGGATCACGGCGGCCCGCAGCGGGTTCCGCTAGCGTCGGCCCGAATCATGACGAACGCCGCGAGTCCCGCTCTCCGCCGTATCGCCGCCATTCGCCGCCCGCTGGGCGCGCTCTGTCTCGTCCTCGTCGCGGCCTGGGCCTGGACCGTCGTCGAAGCACCGATCGATCGGGTGCAGGGCGTGATCCAGAAGATCCTCTACGTGCACCCGCCGCTCGCCTACGGCGCCTACCTCGGCTTCGTGCTCACCGCGATCGGCGGCATCCTGTATCTGTGGAAACAACGCGAGATCCATGATCAGCTCGCCGTGGCGGGCGCGGAAGTCGGCGTCGTGTTCTGCACCCTGATGATGATCACCGGGCCGATCTGGGGGAAGGGCACCTGGGGCCACTGGTGGAGCTGGGATCCGCGCCTCACCCTCACGCTGCTGCTGTGGTTCGTCTACGTCTCCTATCTGTTGCTGCGCAGCTTCACCGAGGGCGGCGAGCGCACCGCGCGCTTTGCGGCGATCTACGGGGTCGCCGGGACCGCGCTCATTCCGTTGAACTACTTCGTGATCGACCTGGCCCAAGGTCGTTCGGTGCATCCGGAAAATCTGGAGAGCGGCAGCTTGGGTGCCGGCATGGGAATGCCCTTCCTGGTGGCGAACCTCGCGGCCTTCGCGGTCTTCGTCTACCTGCTGCTCCTGCGCTGGGAAGTGGAGGCGCGACGGGCAGGTGTCGGCCGCGAAGAGGGAGCGGCATGAGCTACGTGATCGCCGCGTTCGGCATCACGGTGGTCGCCCTCGCTGGGTACGCCTGGCTGCTGGTCCGGGAACGGGCCCGCCTCGAGCGCGACGAGAGTTGACCTGCGCGACGGGGACGACCCGTCGCGGCTGCTCCCCGTCCCCGACCGCTCCAGGATCTGACTGCCCGAGCGCTCGACGCCGGACATCTCATGACCGGCAACCGACGCCCGATGTCCGGCGCACGCCGTCCCGAGGCCTCACGCAGGAGGTGTCAGGAACGTGTGCAAGTGCTTGATTTTGCTTCTGATCGGAGATCTCTCTCCGCTTTGGGCACAGCGGCTGCACTAGGGCCCGGCGGCACACGCGCCCGCCACGAAGGAGTCCTCATGCAACGCATCCGCCTTTGGAGCACCGGCCTGGTCGCCCAGGTCGACACCCTGCTCGGTCGTCTCGAGAACCACGAAGCCGTCGCCGCCAGCACGCTGCGAGCGGCTACCCGGGCGGGGGCTCGGGCCCGGGTTCGCCTGCAGCGCGTCCAGCGCGACGGCGAAGCCTTGAAGCAGAAGCGCGAGGAGGCCCGTGAAGCGGTCGAGCGCTGGCAGCAGCGTGCG includes these proteins:
- a CDS encoding tetratricopeptide repeat protein, coding for MAKQRRGKRTPRGGAQPAEATPAPANSGARWSGALIFAIATLLYANTWGHDFVLDDRLAITDNRFTQSGFAGIADLLRTDSFEGAIGNETNLVAGGRYRPLSLITFAIEIGLFGENARVSHIVNSLLYGGCCLLLYAVLAQWLGPRDPPLGASATAFAAALLFAVHPLHVEAVANIKGRDEILALAGCLGALLLLWRAIETRSRAAAGGAGAVFFAALLSKENAITFVAVVPAALWFFRGSLREHRQELAPMGAAAVGFLLIRASVVASSNASPELLNDPFLGATPSETWGTVFASHARAYALLVWPHPLTHEYGPFHIAWVGWTHPLALAGLALDVALAGLAVIGWRRRWVLSFASFYLLATFSIVSNVVFSIGTFLGERFLFMPSVGVCLAAAWGLAAGASRFVPPALQTRAAMVACSIVALAFAGLTVQRNAAWQDPFTLHTTDVVTSEGSAHAQQAAADVWFARAKDSAKPSERAEATRNAVDHAERALAIYPEYRLAWRLRASLARELEDDIDGAIAALTRLHDLQPSGPNVAYNLGTLILQHRPARRAEAIPYLESAVALAPNDADAYGNLGAARYFTGSLDAAIDAYVRAATLAPGRRDFQETLRSLREEAAATAP
- the ccsA gene encoding cytochrome c biogenesis protein CcsA, with protein sequence MTNAASPALRRIAAIRRPLGALCLVLVAAWAWTVVEAPIDRVQGVIQKILYVHPPLAYGAYLGFVLTAIGGILYLWKQREIHDQLAVAGAEVGVVFCTLMMITGPIWGKGTWGHWWSWDPRLTLTLLLWFVYVSYLLLRSFTEGGERTARFAAIYGVAGTALIPLNYFVIDLAQGRSVHPENLESGSLGAGMGMPFLVANLAAFAVFVYLLLLRWEVEARRAGVGREEGAA
- the ccmD gene encoding heme exporter protein CcmD; translation: MSYVIAAFGITVVALAGYAWLLVRERARLERDES